One Spinacia oleracea cultivar Varoflay chromosome 4, BTI_SOV_V1, whole genome shotgun sequence DNA segment encodes these proteins:
- the LOC110796384 gene encoding phosphatidate phosphatase PAH2 — translation MFGVGRLGSYISRSVSTVSVPFHPFGGGGAVDVIVVEQKDGSFKSTPWYVRFGKFQGILKATERVVSINVNGVDAEFHMYLDHKGEAFFIREVDAAEGESESCPSADEMEVNPDRWKSQKSMSCNYDANRTDMVSELEGSNRKILARSNSSRHRRIFGLPFGRRSIKENGFQDGEAGVNVDNVSSMESAEIAADLLEVRWTTNLRTGKNLNASVSDANKVCSSEGNVASGTFDCLQPVSSNEETDARISCSINPESSTEFTLEETYVAADVTSGRSKFSDGVHGRCNKNDVISPNEFAEVSKSSPKLSQTVKNENVEGSASSQAFFYNINDAHENIDTCNGDEDTSWNNSTGHITGEVGNSHKCSIGELPLEDSSTVEPCKSVTGSINELNSEDLYAGTSELHLLPLVSEKECSTALSSSAQDCIKDPIQDRNNEVTPSDDKEEQFFFSDLDDSKVEKVECILTPSARNSLGRSEGEVPDTIISDVSHQVACKPTEDNLHINHPSQRMNSNRMSFPISISKVLNDADEEALAPEAESLPVVMFDGDDQSLDARRTLSRSLDSTLEALKMVNNGDPVAPGLEGGLQLVAQSHFATNNSQISEEIKKIISDPAVELSLCRHLLSEGMGYEAAAQAFDAEKLDIDKFLSLGLDILENHKLVVRIGGLYFPWDAALPIASAIGSQERDQNLEPKGMIAIGQFDNQSSEAVTQKSISSGNGSWKLWPFSIKRSNSMQNRNSFYETSAEGLTEMQRNTDAVAPRTTKKKLRAKFPTSGQLASLKLKDGKNAVTFTFLTAMFGEQKVEARIFLWKCNARIVVSDVDGTITKSDVLGQFMPLMGIDWSQTGVTHLFSAIKENGYQLLFLSARSILQAYHTRQFLFNLKQDGKALPEGPVLISPDGLFPSLYREVIRRAPHEFKIACLEDVKVLFPLDHSPFYAGFGNRDTDELSYLRVGIPRGKIFTINPKGQVVVNRRVDSKSYTSLHVLVHDMFPPTTFHEQEDYNSWNFWKLPPRDAA, via the exons ATGTTTGGTGTCGGGAGATTAGGAAGTTACATTAGCCGAAGTGTAAGCACCGTCTCTGTCCCCTTTCATCCCTTTGGTGGAGGTGGAGCGGTAGATGTAATTGTGGTAGAGCAGAAAGATGGCAGCTTTAAATCGACCCCGTGGTATGTTCGATTTGGGAAGTTTCAAGGTATTTTGAAAGCAACAGAGAGAGTAGTTAGTATAAATGTCAATGGAGTTGATGCTGAATTCCACATGTATTTGGACCATAAAGGAGAGGCCTTTTTTATTAGAGAGGTTGATGCAGCAGAAGGAGAATCAGAGTCATGTCCTTCTGCAGATGAAATGGAAGTGAATCCTGATAGATGGAAATCACAAAAGTCTATGAGCTGCAACTATGATGCTAACCGGACAGATATGGTTTCTGAACTCGAAGGAAGTAATAGAAAGATTCTAGCTAGATCCAATAGTAGTCGGCATAGAAGGATTTTTGGCCTTCCTTTCGGTAGACGGTCGATTAAGGAAAATGGTTTCCAGGATGGAGAAGCTGGTGTTAATGTGGATAATGTTAGCTCTATGGAGAGTGCTGAGATTGCTGCTGACTTATTGGAAGTAAGGTGGACAACTAATCTCCGTACTGGTAAAAACCTGAATGCAAGTGTTTCTGATGCAAATAAAGTGTGTTCTTCTGAAGGTAATGTTGCTTCAGGGACGTTTGACTGCCTACAGCCAGTATCAAGCAATGAGGAAACTGATGCtcgaatttcatgttcaataaaCCCAGAAAGCTCTACGGAGTTTACTCTTGAAGAAACTTATGTTGCAGCTGATGTTACTTCTGGAAGATCAAAATTTTCCGATGGAGTTCATGGTAGATGTAATAAAAACGACGTAATTTCTCCGAATGAGTTCGCTGAGGTTTCTAAGTCCAGCCCAAAGCTTTCACAGACAGTGAAAAATGAAAATGTTGAAGGCAGTGCTTCATCTCAAGCATTTTTTTATAACATAAATGACGCGCATGAAAATATTGATACATGCAATGGAGATGAGGATACATCATGGAATAATTCCACTGGTCATATTACTGGTGAGGTTGGTAACTCTCATAAGTGTAGCATAGGTGAACTTCCTTTGGAGGATTCCAGCACAGTAGAGCCTTGTAAAAGTGTAACTGGCTCAATCAATGAGCTGAACTCAGAGGATCTTTATGCTGGTACCAGTGAGTTGCACTTACTTCCTCTGGTTTCAGAAAAGGAATGTTCTACCGCTCTTTCTTCAAGTGCTCAAGATTGCATCAAAGATCCTATTCAGGACAGAAATAATGAAGTAACACCGTCAGATGATAAAGAGGAGCAATTCTTTTTTAGTGATCTTGACGACTCCAAGGTGGAGAAAGTGGAATGTATTCTTACCCCATCAGCAAGGAATTCACTAGGAAGAAGTGAAGGTGAAGTGCCAGACACAATTATCTCAGATGTGTCGCATCAAGTAGCATGCAAGCCTACTGAAGATAATCTGCATATCAATCATCCAAGTCAGAGAATGAACTCAAACAGAATGTCTTTCCCTATAAGCATTTCAAAAGTTCTTAATGATGCTGACGAGGAGGCCTTGGCACCAGAAGCAGAATCTTTACCTGTTGTGATGTTTGATGGTGATGATCAGTCACTTGATGCTCGCCGGACTCTTAGTCGTTCTTTAGATTCAACACTTGAAGCTCTTAAGATGGTAAATAATGGTGATCCAGTTGCTCCAGGATTGGAAGGAGGGTTGCAATTAGTAGCGCAATCGCACTTCGCAACTAACAACTCTCAGATATCAGAGGAAATCAAAAAGATCATTTCAGATCCTGCTGTTG agtTATCCCTTTGTAGACACTTGTTATCAGAAGGAATGGGCTATGAAGCTGCTGCTCAAGCATTCGATGCTGAAAAATTGGATATTGACAAATTTTTATCTCTTGGTCTTGATATTTTGGAAAATCATAAGCTCGTTGTCAGAATTGGTGGTCTTTATTTTCCCTGGGATGCAGCATTGCCTATTGCTTCAGCAATAGGTTCACAGGAGAGGGATCAAAATCTAGAACCGAaaggcatgatagctattggtCAATTTGATAATCAAAGTTCTGAAGCAGTCACACAGAAGTCTATAAGCTCCGGAAATGGGTCTTGGAAATTGTGGCCATTCTCAATTAAGAGATCAAATAGCATGCAAAACagaaattctttttatgaaactTCTGCTGAGGGCCTAACAGAAATGCAGAGAAATACAGACGCTGTTGCTCCAAGAACCACAAAAAAGAAGTTACGGGCGAAGTTTCCCACTTCTGGACAGCTTGCATCCCTAAAACTTAAGGACGGGAAGAATGCCGTGACTTTCACGTTCTTGACAGCAATGTTTGGAGAGCAAAAG GTAGAAGCAAGAATATTTTTGTGGAAATGTAATGCGCGGATCGTGGTCTCTGATGTTGATGGGACTATCACTAA ATCAGATGTTCTTGGGCAGTTCATGCCTTTGATGGGAATAGATTGGTCACAGACTGGCGTAACACATCTTTTCTCGGCTATTAAG gaaaatgGTTATCAACTTCTTTTCCTAAGTGCTCGCTCCATTTTACAAGCTTACCACACTCGGCAGTTCTTATTCAACCTTAAACAG GATGGGAAAGCACTACCGGAGGGTCCTGTGTTAATCTCCCCAGATGGACTTTTTCCTTCTTTGTATCGAGAAG TAATTAGAAGAGCTCCTCATGAATTCAAGATCGCATGCTTGGAG GATGTGAAGGTGCTATTTCCTCTAGATCACAGCCCATTCTATGCTGGGTTTGGAAATAGAGACACTGATGAATTAAGCTATCTTAGAGTTGGAATCCCTAGAGGAAAGATCTTTACCATTAATCCCAAG GGTCAGGTTGTTGTAAACCGCCGAGTGGactcaaaatcatatacttCCCTTCATGTGCTTGTGCATGACATGTTTCCACCAACAACTTTTCATGAACAG GAGGATTACAACTCGTGGAATTTCTGGAAACTGCCTCCTCGAGATGCTGCTTGA